One stretch of Rhinatrema bivittatum chromosome 8, aRhiBiv1.1, whole genome shotgun sequence DNA includes these proteins:
- the LOC115096369 gene encoding cytochrome c oxidase assembly factor 6 homolog: MSAPTAEERRACWGARDQYWHCLDENRDDFSRCQKLRSSFEACCPQQWVKYFDKRRDYLKFKAKLEAGEFQPSEATGKL; encoded by the exons ATGTCAGCGCCAACAGCTGAGGAAAGAAGGGCGTGCTGGGGAGCACGAGACCAATACTGGCACTGTTTGGATGAGAATCGGGATGATTTCTCCAGGTGCCAGAAGCTGCGAAGTTCTTTTGAAGCATGCTGTCCGCAGCAATGG GTAAAATATTTTGACAAAAGAAGAGATTACCTAAAGTTCAAAGCGAAACTTGAAGCTGGAGAGTTTCAGCCTTCTGAAGCCACGGGGAAGTTGTAG